Proteins from a genomic interval of Ptychodera flava strain L36383 chromosome 7, AS_Pfla_20210202, whole genome shotgun sequence:
- the LOC139137224 gene encoding cyclic GMP-AMP synthase-like receptor 2, giving the protein MYCHLFDYWEKEYFLSRSKLLKVQEDYVRSRIPAVQSQIDKNYQQHGGFRGRVELLQQGPVQTLSVFYVAKSLEGGPSETTAEFEQTVDGALALICKEWPSVASEWETRDRKWPTSDVVRAIMVAGCHIVPKSYPGEGGDEYLQWRLSFSLAERTLAHTFTEKQRMFYLVVKKIWRKFLKEPKVLSSYHMKTTMFWVSERTATDQWKESNLGDRFMDYFDQLIRFLEQGNVPNFFLPVNNMLSHISKSEIEEALNKVREVRRKPLIYMRNLSVPTNIFSVKH; this is encoded by the exons ATGTATTGCCATCTCTTCGACTACTGGGAGAAAGAATACTTCCTCTCGAGATCCAAATTACTGAAGGTCCAAGAGGATTACGTACGGTCGCGTATACCTGCCGTCCAATCACAAATCGACAAGAACTATCAGCAACACGGAGGATTTCGTGGTAGAGTAGAACTACTACAACAAGGACCGGTTCAAACCCTGAGTGTCTTCTATGTAGCAAAATCATTGGAAG GCGGCCCGAGTGAAACGACAGCAGAATTTGAGCAAACCGTGGATGGCGCCTTGGCCCTGATCTGTAAGGAATGGCCGTCTGTAGCCTCGGAGTGGGAAACACGTGATCGGAAATGGCCAACCAGTGATGTCGTCCGTGCTATTATGGTGGCTGGCTGTCATATTGTACCGAAATCTTATCCAGGGGAAGGCGGTGATGAGTATCTGCAGTGGAGACTCTCTTTCTCTCTGGCTGAGAGAACCCTGGCTCACACTTTCACAGAGAAACAGAGGATGTTCTATCTCGTTGTAAAGAAGATTTGGCGAAAGTTTTTAAAG GAACCAAAGGTACTCTCTTCTTACCACATGAAGACGACCATGTTCTGGGTTAGCGAACGAACAGCCACTGACCAATGGAAGGAGTCCAACCTTGGAGACCGATTCATGGATTATTTTGATCAACTGATACGGTTCTTGGAGCAAGGAAACGTGCCAAATTTCTTCTTGCCTGTAAACAATATGCTGAGTCACATTTCAAAGAGCGAGATTGAAGAGGCGCTGAATAAAGTCAGAGAGGTTCGCAGGAAACCTCTTATTTACATGCGGAATCTAAGTGTGCCTACCAACATTTTTAGCGTAAAGCATTGA